A genomic window from Phocoena sinus isolate mPhoSin1 chromosome 20, mPhoSin1.pri, whole genome shotgun sequence includes:
- the BAHCC1 gene encoding BAH and coiled-coil domain-containing protein 1 isoform X1, translating into MDGRDFAPPPHLLSDRGSLGHRSAAAAARLAPAGPAAQPPAHFQPGKYFPSPLPMASHTAGSRLMGNSPASSFMGSFLTSSLGSAASAHPSGPNPSPSDQAYRGSHPTTSQIWFSHSHEAPGYPRFSGSLASTFLPMSHLDHHGNSNVLYGQHRFYGTQKDNFYLRNLPPQPTLLPANHNFPSVARAAPGHPISSCSRDRGEAGHLQKGTKEFDRFLMGKEKAGKAAEGKERPVVEEDIVRGRHKLVLPVPGDSHCKEGGVARGACEGRPKHLASCLLNTKVLDGELGRSALASCAGGVLGRPAVGVPASGRCTKEAAGPVEPGPAFGECLERRQLLHHAVPYTVPSGLPAGPPPPLSTAGGSFPCLQLHGGPDGLCPLQDKAPRDPKASGPTFVPSVGHLADKSRPFQVAEACAVAGEGKDRHLNGPAVPDHAALYGVSYAHLKAEGKGERRPGSFEAALNAPRLKGLEYLDGAGPEAPFPGLPKAGLDKSGYFELPAPSQDCARPSHQDPLGGKVTQACCTLDKTASKETPVGAPGAQKVARIRHQQQSVAPEVEPGGSGAEAKRKSLELASLGYGGPPPTPWSVQSGQGATVAISEECKAGAYLDPFGGTLQQAALLPQDLPAPPDEVSAMKNLLKYSNQALVVGQKVPFVGLGGLKASCAQQDGKFPASKGTGQAPGDMERPDCARSREHDAPHGDGEVRQPPVGIAVALARQKDTVSRAESAYSANTGRQGRAAPAFKAGSGPRSAHALDLEAEEERVRLCEDRLGLAGRELLLQDNKDLVEFARIHPSSGCPGDLAPHLMIAGGSSLQSSQLGGDPAPHPHPAHPPWLPRTRSPSLWMGGHSYGLGHPALHQNLPPGFPASVPGSMPPVFPLSQDAPTQLVILPPEPTPHAAPHALADVMDQASLWPPMYGGRGPASHMQHPGQLPVYSRSQFLRQQELYALQQQQQQRAAQALEQQRATQFQQKPEDRHLELEEPAQEKALKSTHKPVALTPTAKGTPSPATAGPAKLSPCCHSPAPKPRAASCPTPPPHPGAPCTLSVCPTGSPGPGSKLPSAEEKSGEGQRPGADLNTLEPDLPPGYTCPAAGSGFSLPRIVHSSDLSDPETMQTAPPGAQPELARTFPPRELGPHSPQNLEEPGLPSGAREATQDLAGHPNPAERGPPGKAADPSPLEGLRELRCGALLEGGGPEATGQADSTQGGAQEERTTEEGREEGEQGPSLGASPQAMEQPAKSLGAPDQAKPGEQQAPAEAEAEEAAKFKEAELEEEEEEDWGLTPENSQPPRELPGLDALVAATINLGDLPAVSPLDPQPPTVPGPPSTAPLPRSSGIHGIALLSELADLEIQQQRTEPDLQEEEDVLAFNLQRLATLASAWSLVEAAGLDSPASLAQPSTADPCRAPMLTPRMQILQRKDTWTPKTKPVCPLKAAIDRLDTQEVEMRVQLAELQRRYKEKQRELARLQRRHDHERDESSRSPARRGPGRPRKRKYSSLLPALRPSEGKKVKAVRSSLSLLCTELRGGDDEPSKKRGRLEKGTYVGLQPASAEKARCKKNSDQGDLASAVTHKAAQLKPKVKSKGLPTSLSPFRRKEATPGGRIRKKLSRAKSAKVSGAARHPQPDGGVAGRETPKFPAQPAAAATREAGSGSDSENCEGLLETEAPPKEPGLALHAGARVAVLGPSPSSVVKMEANQKAKKKKERQGLLGACRLSSPESEVKVKRRTVKAKVGSKLEQAPGRRPPGGPGKKKAKGKAKGSLRAEPGATPGREALCSPTRAFTCHEEGSRLASERLKRATRKSTVLQPGLRRKNGALSIALSPRNAKAILGRGRKAGKVKTKAAGKQGKGRAVSRLLESFAVEDDFEFEDSSSLSEEEEASGPLSAEQSAALARSCTIHKEDLQDGLPVLIPKEDSLLYAGSVRTLQPPDIYSIVIEGERGNRQRIYSLEQLLQEAVLDVRPQSSRYLPPGTRVCAYWSQKSRCLYPGSVVRGASSDEEDDLDSVVVEFDDGDTGHIAVSNIRLLPPDFKIQCTEPSPALLVSSSCRRTKKSSCEAPPPGEAAAPSLSPKAHDGPEASKTPGKKSVGKDKAGKAELLASGTKPSAGASDHFLGRRGSPLLSWSAVAQTKRKAVATAAAGGKGPGVLQNLFQLNGSARKLRAREALFPVHSVAAPVFGNGFRADSFSSLASSYAPFVGGAGPGLPGGAHKLLRAKKAERAEAEKGGRRRAGGEFLVKLDHEGVTSPKSKNCKALHAGDKDVGPRPGRPLPGPSYGHPALVGKDRKGRSPVHPLPMGLALRKFTGQAEYPLPCDSDCHSSYSDEEEDGPGLAPGVPSRFLARLSVSSSSSGSSTSSSSGSLSTSSLCSSDDEGSSYSSDEEDPALLLQTCLTHPVPALLAQPEALRSKGAGPHPHAQRCFLSRAAVAGGGVGAGPSSGRPRLKRKEALSFSKAKELSRRQRLPSVENRPKISAFLPARQLWKWSGNPTQRRGMKGKARKLFYKAIVRGKETLRIGDCAVFLSAGRPNLPYIGRIESMWESWGSNMVVKVKWFYHPEETKLGKRQSDGKQNALYQSCHEDENDVQTISHKCQVVGREQYEQMTRSRKYQDRRDLYYLAGTYDPTTGRLVTADGVPVLC; encoded by the exons CTCCAGGGTACCCCAGATTTTCAGGGAGTCTGGCATCTACCTTCCTACCCATGAGCCACTTGGATCACCATGGAAACAGCAATGTTCTCTATGGGCAACATCGTTTCTATGGAACCCAAAAAG ATAACTTCTACCTGCGCAACCTGCCGCCCCAGCCCACGCTCCTGCCCGCCAACCACAACTTCCCCAGCGTGGCCCGGGCCGCCCCCGGCCACCCCATCAGCTCCTGCAGCCGCGACCGGGGCGAGGCCGGCCACCTGCAGAAGGGCACCAAGGAGTTCGACCGCTTCCTCATGGGCAAAGAGAAAGCCGGCAAGGCGGCCGAGGGCAAGGAGCGGCCGGTGGTGGAGGAGGATATCGTCAGGGGGCGGCACAAGCTGGTGCTGCCCGTACCGGGGGACTCGCACTGCAAGGAGGGTGGCGTGGCCCGGGGTGCCTGCGAGGGCCGCCCCAAACACCTGGCCTCCTGCCTTCTCAACACCAAGGTGCTCGACGGTGAGCTGGGCAGGTCCGCGCTGGCCAGCTGCGCAGGGGGTGTGCTGGGGCGGCCGGCTGTGGGCGTGCCGGCCTCTGGACGCTGCACCAAGGAGGCAGCCGGCCCCGTGGAGCCTGGGCCAGCCTTCGGCGAGTGCCTGGAGCGGAGGCAGCTGCTGCACCATGCCGTGCCCTACACGGTGCCGTCTGGCCTGCCTGCCGGGCCGCCCCCACCCCTCAGCACGGCCGGCGGCTCCTTCCCCTGCCTGCAGCTGCATGGGGGCCCGGATGGGCTCTGCCCCCTGCAGGACAAAGCCCCCCGGGACCCAAAGGCCAGCGGGCCCACCTTCGTGCCTTCCGTGGGACACCTGGCCGACAAGAGCCGCCCGTTCCAGGTGGCCGAGGCCTGTGCCGTGGCGGGTGAGGGCAAGGACCGGCACCTGAATGGGCCTGCAGTGCCTGACCATGCTGCGCTTTATGGGGTCTCCTATGCCCACCTGAAGGCCGAGGGCAAGGGCGAGCGGCGGCCCGGGAGCTTCGAGGCGGCCCTCAACGCCCCCCGGCTGAAGGGCCTGGAGTACCTGGACGGCGCAGGCCCCGAGGCCCCCTTCCCGGGGCTCCCCAAAGCAGGTCTGGACAAAAGCGGCTACTTTGAGTTACCCGCCCCCTCACAGGACTGCGCCCGGCCAAGTCACCAGGACCCATTGGGCGGGAAAGTCACCCAGGCCTGCTGCACTTTAGACAAGACTGCCAGCAAGGAGACCCCTGTGGGTGCCCCCGGGGCCCAGAAGGTGGCTCGTATCCGGCATCAGCAGCAGTCGGTGGCCCCCGAGGTAGAGCCGGGGGGCAGCGGGGCCGAGGCCAAGCGCAAGTCTCTGGAGCTGGCGTCTCTGGGCTACGGCGGGCCGCCCCCGACCCCCTGGAGTGTCCAGTCGGGCCAGGGGGCCACCGTGGCCATTAGCGAGGAGTGCAAGGCTGGCGCCTACCTGGACCCCTTTGGCGGCACCCTGCAGCAGGCCgccctcctgcctcaggacctgcCCGCCCCGCCTGACGAGGTCTCGGCCATGAAGAACCTGCTCAAGTACAGCAACCAAGCACTGGTCGTCGGCCAGAAGGTGCCCTTCGTGGGCCTGGGGGGCCTGAAGGCCAGCTGTGCCCAGCAGGACGGGAAGTTCCCAGCCTCCAAGGGCACAGGCCAGGCCCCCGGCGACATGGAAAGGCCCGACTGTGCCCGAAGCCGAGAGCACGACGCTCCGCATGGCGATGGGGAGGTGCGGCAGCCGCCTGTGGGCATTGCGGTGGCCTTGGCCCGGCAGAAGGACACGGTGAGCCGGGCGGAGTCAGCCTACAGTGCCAACACAGGGCGGCAGGGCCGGGCAGCCCCCGCCTTCAAAG CTGGCAGTGGGCCCCGCTCCGCCCACGCTCTGGACCTGGAGGCCGAGGAGGAAAGGGTGCGTCTGTGCGAGGACCGCTTGGGGCTCGCCGGCCGTGAGCTGCTGCTGCA GGACAACAAGGACCTCGTGGAGTTCGCCCGGATCCACCCGTCAAGCGGCTGCCCTGGAGACCTGGCCCCCCATCTCATGATCGCCGGGGGCTCCTCCCTGCAGAGCAGCCAGCTGGGCGGGGACCcagccccccatccccaccctgcccaccccccctgGCTGCCCCGCACCCGCAGCCCCTCCCTGTGGATGGGGGGACATTCCTACG GCCTCGGGCACCCTGCCCTGCACCAGAACCTGCCCCCCGGCTTCCCTGCGTCCGTGCCTGGCTCCATGCCCCCCGTCTTCCCCCTCTCCCAGGACGCCCCCACACAGCTCGTCATCCTGCCTCCTGAGCCCACGCCCCACGCCGCCCCCCATGCGCTTG CTGATGTCATGGACCAGGCTTCACTGTGGCCCCCCATGTACGGGGGCCGGGGCCCTGCCTCCCACATGCAGCACCCAGGCCAGCTCCCTGTCTACTCGCGGTCCCAGTTCCTACGGCAGCAGGAGCTCTAcgccctgcagcagcagcagcagcagcgagcCGCTCAGGCCCTGGAGCAGCAGCGGGCCACCCAGTTCCAG CAGAAGCCTGAGGACCGCCACCTGGAGCTGGAGGAGCCCGCCCAGGAGAAGGCCTTGAAGTCCACCCACAAGCCAGTTGCCTTAACCCCCACGGCCAAGGGCACCCCCTCACCCGCCACCGCAGGCCCTGCCAAGCTGTCACCCTGCTGCCACTCTCCCGCCCCGAAGCCCCGCGCCGCCAGCTGCCCTACACCACCGCCGCATCCTGGCGCCCCGTGCACTTTATCCGTCTGCCCCACCGGCAGCCCCGGGCCAGGCTCCAAGCTGCCCAGCGCCGAGGAGAAGAGTGGGGAGGGCCAGCGGCCCGGAGCCGACCTCAACACGTTGGAACCAG ACCTGCCTCCCGGATACACGTGCCCTGCGGCCGGCTCAGGCTTCTCCCTGCCCCGCATTGTGCACTCATCTGACCTCTCGGACCCCGAAACTATGCAAACCGCCCCGCCGGGGGCCCAGCCTGAGCTGGCCAGGACGTTCCCACCCAGGGAGCTGGGCCCACACAGCCCCCAGAACCTGGAGGAGCCTGGGCTGCCCTCAGGGGCCAGGGAGGCCACCCAGGACCTTGCCGGACACCCCAACCCTGCCGAGCGGGGACCCCCGGGGAAGGCAGCGGACCCCAGCCCACTGGAGGGGCTGCGAGAACTGCGGTGTGGGGCCCTCCTCGAGGGAGGGGGCCCTGAGGCCACTGGCCAGGCTGATTCTACTCAGGGAGGGGCCCAAGAGGAGAGGACCACAGAAGAGGGAcgggaggagggagagcaggggCCCTCGTTGGGGGCCAGCCCCCAGGCCATGGAGCAGCCAGCAAAGAGCCTGGGTGCCCCGGATCAGGCCAAGCCGGGCGAGCAGCAGGCCCCTGCAGAAGCAGAGGCGGAGGAGGCGGCCAAGTTCAAGGAGGccgagctggaggaggaggaggaggaggactgGGGGCTGACTCCCGAAAACAGCCAGCCGCCCAGGGAGCTGCCGGGTCTGGACGCCCTGGTGGCAGCCACCATCAACCTGGGGGATCTGCCCGCTGTCAGCCCACTGGACCCTCAGCCCCCCACTGTCCCTGGGCCACCCAGCACAGCTCCCCTGCCCCGTAGCTCAGGGATTCATGGCATTGCCCTGCTCAGCGAGCTGGCCGACCTGGAAATCCAGCAGCAGAGGACTGAGCCAGACCTGCAAG AAGAGGAGGATGTGCTAGCCTTCAACCTGCAGCGCCTGGCCACGCTGGCCTCAGCCTGGTCCCTGGTAGAGGCTGCTGGCCTGGACAGCCCCGCCTCCTTGGCCCAGCCCTCCACTGCCGACCCCTGCAGGGCTCCCATGCTCACCCCCCGTATGCAGATCCTGCAGCGCAAGGACACCTGGACCCCCAAGACCAAGCCT GTATGCCCGCTGAAGGCTGCCATCGACCGGCTGGACACACAGGAGGTGGAGATGCGTGTGCAGCTGGCGGAGTTGCAGAGGCGCTAcaaggagaagcagagggagCTGGCCCGGCTGCAGCGCAGGCATGACCATGA GAGAGACGAGAGCTCGCGAAGCCCTGCCAGGCGAGGGCCCGGCCGGCCACGGAAGCGCAAATACTCCAGCTTGCTGCCTGCCCTGCGACCCAGCGAAGGCAAGAAAGTCAA GGCAGTGCGGTCCAGCCTGAGCCTGCTGTGCACCGAGCTGCGGGGCGGCGATGATGAGCCCTCGAAGAAGCGAGGCCGGCTGGAGAAGGGCACCTACGTGGGCCTGCAACCCGCATCTGCG GAGAAGGCTCGGTGCAAGAAGAACAGCGATCAGGGCGACCTGGCATCTGCAGTGACCCACAAGGCGGCCCAGCTGAAGCCGAAGGTCAAGAGCAAGGGGCTGCCCACCAGCCTCAGCCCCTTCCGGCGGAAGGAGGCCACCCCAGGGGGTCGCATCCGGAAGAAGCTGTCGCGAGCCAAGAGCGCCAAGGTGTCTGGGGCAGCCCGGCACCCACAGCCAGATGGTGGCGTTGCTGGCAGGGAGACACCTAAGTTCCCAGCCCAGCCGGCAGCGGCCGCAACACGTGAGGCAG GCAGCGGCTCGGACAGTGAAAACTGCGAGGGTCTGTTGGAAACAGAGGCACCTCCCAAGGAGCCCGGGCTGGCACTGCACGCTGGGGCCCGCGTGGCCGTGCTGGGGCCCTCGCCCTCCTCCGTGGTCAAGATGGAGGCCAACCAGAAGgccaagaagaagaaggagaggcaGGGCTTGCTAG gggccTGCCGCCTGTCCAGCCCCGAGAGTGAGGTCAAGGTCAAGAGGAGGACGGTGAAGGCCAAGGTGGGCAGCAAGCTGGAGCAGGCCCCGGGGCGCAGGCCCCCAGGTGGGCCCGGCAAGAAGAAAGCCAAGGGCAAGGCCAAGGGCAGCCTGCGGGCAGAGCCGGGGGCCACACCCggcagggaagccctctgcagcCCCACCCGGGCCTTCACCTGCCACGAGGAGGGCAGCAGGCTGGCCAGTGAGCGCCTCAAGAGAGCCACGCGCAAGAGCACGGTGCTCCAGCCAGGGCTGCGG CGGAAGAACGGGGCCCTGTCCATCGCCCTGTCGCCCCGCAACGCCAAGGCCatcctggggaggggcaggaaagcGGGCAAGGTGAAAACCAAGGCTGCCGGCAAACAG GGCAAGGGCCGGGCGGTGAGCCGGCTGCTGGAGAGCTTCGCGGTGGAGGACGACTTTGAGTTTGAAGACAGCAGCAGCCtctcagaggaggaggaggccagTGGCCCCCTGAGCGCCGAGCAGAGCGCCGCCTTGG CACGCTCATGCACCATCCACAAGGAGGACCTACAGGACGGGCTGCCCGTGCTCATCCCCAAAGAGGACAGTCTGCTATACGCAGGCAGTGTCAGGACCCTGCAGCCCCCCGACAT CTACAGCATCGTCATCGAGGGTGAGAGAGGCAACCGGCAGAGGATCTACTCACTGGAGCAGCTGCTGCAGGAGGCG GTTCTTGATGTCCGGCCACAGTCCAGCAGGTACCTCCCGCCCGGCACGAGGGTCTGTGCCTACTGGAGCCAGAAGTCCCGCTGTCTGTACCCAGGCAGTGTAGTGCGAG GCGCCTCCAGTGATGAGGAAGACGACCTGGACTCCGTGGTGGTGGAGTTTGACGATGGGGACACTGGCCACATCGCTGTCTCCAACATCAGGCTGCTGCCTCCGGACTTCAAGATCCAGT GCACAGAGCCCTCGCCAGCCCTGCTGGTGTCCAGCAGCTGCCGAAGGACCAAGAAATCTTCCTGCGAGGCGCCCCCACCTGGTGAGGCCGCCGCTCCCAGCCTGTCTCCCAAGGCACATGATGGCCCTGAAGCCTCAAAGACCCCCGGGAAGAAATCCGTAGGCAAAGACAAAGCTG gCAAAGCGGAGCTCCTGGCCTCTGGTACCAAGCCCTCCGCGGGGGCCTCAGACCACTTCCTGGGCCGCCGGGGCAGCCCGCTGCTGAGCTGGTCCGCGGTGGCGCAGACCAAGCGGAAGGCGGTGGCCACGGCCGCAGCAGGTGGCAAGGGGCCGGGCGTGCTGCAGAACCTCTTCCAACTCAACGGCAGCGCCAGGAAGCTGCGGGCCCGCGAGGCGCTCTTCCCCGTCCACAGCGTGGCCGCTCCCGTGTTCGGCAACGGCTTCCGCGCCGACTCCTTCAGCAGCCTGGCCAGCTCCTACGCTCCCTTTGTCGGCGGGGCTGGGCCCGGCCTGCCCGGGGGTGCCCACAAGCTGCTGCGGGCCAAGAAGGCCGAGCGGGCGGAGGCCGAGaagggcgggcggcggcgggcgggcggcgaGTTCCTGGTCAAGCTGGACCATGAGGGCGTGACCTCCCCCAAGAGCAAGAACTGCAAGGCGCTGCATGCGGGTGACAAGGATGTGGGACCCAGGCCAGGGAGGCCCCTGCCCGGCCCCAGCTATGGGCACCCGGCCCTTGTGGGCAAGGACAGGAAGGGGCGGTCGCCTGTCCACCCGCTGCCCATGGGGCTGGCGCTGCGCAAGTTCACAGGCCAGGCCGAGTACCCGCTGCCCTGCGACAGTGACTGCCACAGCTCCTACTCGGACGAGGAGGAGGACGGGCCTGGCCTGGCCCCCGGCGTGCCCTCCCGCTTCCTCGCCCGCCTTTCcgtgtcctcctcctcctcgggctcgtccacctcctcctcctctggctcCCTGTCCACCTCCAGCCTCTGCTCCTCGGATGACGAGGGCTCCTCCTACAGCTCAGACGAGGAGGACCCAGCCCTGCTGCTGCAGACCTGCCTCACCCACCCGGTGCCCGCTCTCCTGGCCCAGCCCGAGGCCCTGCGCTCCAAGGGGGCTGGCCCACACCCGCACGCCCAGCGCTGCTTCCTGTCCAGGGCCGCGGTGGCCGGTGGGGGTGTGGGCGCGGGCCCCAGCAGTGGCAGACCCAGGCTCAAGCGCAAGGAGGCCCTGAGCTTCTCCAAAGCCAAAGAGCTGTCCCGGAGGCAGCGGCTGCCCTCCGTGGAAAACCGGCCAAAGATCTCAGCCTTCCTGCCTGCCCGGCAGCTCTGGAAGTGGTCGGGGAACCCCACACAG AGACGCGGCATGAAGGGGAAGGCCAGGAAGCTGTTCTACAAGGCCATCGTCCGGGGCAAGGAGACGCTTCGCATCGGGGACTGTGCCGTCTTCCTGTCAGCTGGGCGGCCCAACCTGCCCTACATCGGCCGCATCGAGAGCATGTGGGAGTCGTGGGGCAGCAACATGGTGGTGAAGGTCAAGTGGTTCTACCACCCAGAGGAGACCAAGCTGGGGAAGCGGCAGAGCGACGGGAAg CAGAACGCGCTGTACCAGTCCTGCCACGAGGATGAGAACGACGTGCAGACCATCTCCCACAAGTGCCAGGTAGTGGGGCGCGAGCAGTATGAGCAGATGACACGGAGCCGCAAGTACCAGGACCGGCGGGACCTCTACTACCTGGCGGGCACCTACGACCCCACCACCGGGCGCCTGGTGACGGCCGATGGTGTGCCCGTCCTGTGCTGA